One segment of Rhipicephalus sanguineus isolate Rsan-2018 chromosome 6, BIME_Rsan_1.4, whole genome shotgun sequence DNA contains the following:
- the LOC119396469 gene encoding sodium- and chloride-dependent GABA transporter 1 produces MVIKRASLPNVLTLASLRRSSCKDLGLPLEGQQEQPIFGEAEDSDKSSHASGGLGSHLDFSVKPRRGQWASKADFVFSCISYAVGLGNVWRFPYLCYENGGGAFLIPYFTCLLTTAVPMFYLEVAIGQYLSQGGIGVWAVAPMFKGIGIASLVLLVLSSVYYMVIVAWILFYLVSSFATVLPWKHCGNYWNTDRCWEHNDTHPTPPHNGTVTPIVEFWENHVLGITSGLHEIGTMRLEIALYLFLAWVTVYLVIWRGIHQSGKIVWVSALFPYICLLILLVRGVTLSGATDGLTFYIKPDWSQLLKPKVWIAAGTQVFYSYGVGFGSLMTLGSYNGFHQNFFRDSAIVCIVNPMTSLLSGTVIFSVLGHMAFLAGKTVGDVVKSGPGLAFLVYPEVVARMPASTIWSILFFVMLFFLGINSQFCPAEAIVAGLIDQWPRLVTKRRVITFCLVVLEFLLGLPMTTQGGMYIFQLMDYYAVSGITLLFIVFFQAVALAWVYGTRNLSDNIKEMIGRRPILLLRLGWKAFIPAMCLAIFMFSVIRYQPLVYAKTYAYPLWAEVLGWFISLASVIMIPAYMVYFLVSTPGSLQQRIRAGLSPQLVDIYPSEKETYSFSNAAVHT; encoded by the exons GCTGAAGACAGCGATAAGTCCTCTCACGCCTCTGGCGGCCTGGGAAGTCACCTCGACTTTTCCGTCAAACCGAGGAGGGGCCAGTGGGCGAGCAAGGCCGACTTCGTTTTCAGCTGCATCAGCTACGCCGTAGGTCTGGGAAATGTATGGCGATTCCCATACCTCTGCTACGAGAACGGAGGAG GCGCCTTCCTCATTCCATACTTCACATGTCTCCTCACCACGGCGGTACCCATGTTCTACTTGGAAGTGGCCATTGGCCAGTACCTCAGCCAGGGAGGCATCGGTGTCTGGGCCGTAGCGCCGATGTTCAAAG GCATCGGCATCGCATCGCTCGTGCTATTGGTGCTAAGCAGCGTCTACTACATGGTGATCGTGGCTTGGATCCTGTTCTACCTGGTCTCATCGTTCGCCACAGTGCTGCCCTGGAAGCACTGCGGCAACTACTGGAACACCGACAGATGCTGGGAGCACAACGATACCCACCCGACGCCACCGCACAACGGAACGGTCACGCCCATCGTGGAGTTTTGGGA GAACCACGTGCTCGGAATCACGTCCGGACTGCACGAGATTGGGACCATGCGTCTGGAAATAGCCCTCTACTTGTTCCTCGCTTGGGTCACGGTGTACCTTGTCATCTGGCGGGGTATTCACCAAAGCGGAAAG ATCGTCTGGGTGTCGGCGTTGTTTCCCTACATTTGCCTGCTCATCCTACTCGTGAGAGGCGTAACGTTGAGCGGGGCGACCGACGGCCTCACGTTTTACATCAAGCCAGACTGGAGTCAACTGCTGAAACCAAAA GTATGGATTGCTGCCGGCACACAGGTTTTCTACAGCTACGGAGTAGGTTTCGGCTCTCTGATGACTCTTGGGAGTTACAATGGTTTTCATCAGAATTTCTTCAG AGATTCAGCGATTGTTTGCATCGTCAACCCCATGACGAGCCTTCTATCCGGAACAGTTATATTCTCCGTCCTTGGCCACATGGCTTTTCTGGCCGGCAAAACAGTAGGAGACGTCGTGAAATCTG GACCGGGCCTGGCCTTCCTGGTGTATCCCGAAGTCGTCGCTCGAATGCCGGCCTCGACGATCTGGTCGATACTCTTCTTCGTCATGCTGTTCTTTCTCGGAATTAATAGCCAG TTTTGTCCAGCGGAAGCGATTGTGGCCGGTCTGATAGACCAATGGCCGCGGCTGGTCACGAAACGGAGGGTCATAACTTTCTGCTTGGTTGTGCTCGAGTTCCTCCTTGGCCTTCCGATGACAACACAG GGTGGAATGTACATTTTCCAGTTAATGGACTACTACGCCGTGAGTGGCATCACGCTGCTGTTCATAGTGTTCTTTCAAGCAGTAGCGCTCGCCTGGGTCTACG GAACAAGAAATTTATCCGATAACATCAAGGAGATGATTGGCCGCCGACCAATCCTGCTGCTCCGTTTGGGCTGGAAGGCGTTCATACCGGCCATGTGTTTG GCTATATTCATGTTCTCTGTGATCAGGTACCAACCGCTGGTGTACGCTAAGACATACGCGTACCCGCTGTGGGCGGAGGTGCTGGGCTGGTTCATATCCCTCGCGTCCGTCATCATGATTCCTGCGTACATGGTCTACTTCCTCGTAAGCACACCCGGCTCCCTACAACAG AGGATACGAGCGGGCTTGTCTCCGCAGCTGGTGGACATTTACCCGTCGGAGAAAGAGACGTACTCCTTCAGCAACGCAGCCGTCCACACGTGA
- the LOC119396468 gene encoding sodium- and chloride-dependent GABA transporter 1-like, translating to MVFKRGSLPDVLAMTPLRRNSCRDGNSPLVPQQLSPICRGEAEEKEDSSSANSRLCSQVDSAAAPKRGKWAGKADFVFSCISYAVGLGNVWRFPYLCYENGGGAFLVPYFICLLTTAVPMFYLEVAMGQYLSKGGIGIWAVAPMFRGIGIASFVIVALSNVYYMVIVAWIIFYLLSSFAMVLPWKHCDNHWNTERCWEHNETHPIPPHNRSVTPIVEFWENHVLGITSGLHDIGTMRMELALYLMIAWIAVYFVIWKGLHQSGKIVWVLAGFPYVCLIILLVRGVTLSGSSDGLLYYITPDWSQLLKPKVWIAAGTQVFYSYGVGFGSLVTLGSYNEFHQNFIRDSMIVCVVNPMTSLLSGTVIFSVLGHMASAAGKSVGDVVKSGPGLAFLVYPEVVTRMPASMVWSILFFVMLLILGINSQFCTSEAIVAGVIDQWPSMVNRRKLVTLCLVVTQFLLGLPMTTQGGMYLFQLMDNYAVSGITLLFIVFSQATALSWVYGTMNISDNIKEMIGRRPNFLLRLGWTVFTPFMCVAIFMFTVIKYQPLVYAKTYTYPWWGEMLGWFMALSSMVAIPAYVVYFLITTPGSFRQRIRAGLSPQLVECDQKEEEDYPLRCTATPS from the exons ATGGTTTTCAAGAGGGGATCGCTACCTGACGTGCTCGCGATGACGCCCCTGCGCCGAAATTCTTGCAGGGACGGTAACTCGCCCTTGGTACCCCAGCAGTTGTCGCCCATCTGCCGAGGAGAG GCTGAAGAAAAGGAGGACTCTTCGTCCGCTAATAGCAGGTTGTGCAGTCAGGTGGACTCAGCCGCCGCACCGAAGCGGGGAAAGTGGGCCGGCAAGGCGGACTTCGTTTTCAGCTGCATCAGCTACGCCGTCGGCTTGGGCAACGTCTGGCGATTCCCATACCTCTGCTATGAGAATGGAGGAG GTGCATTTCTTGTCCCATACTTCATCTGCCTTCTCACTACGGCGGTTCCTATGTTCTACTTGGAAGTGGCCATGGGACAGTACCTGAGCAAGGGTGGCATAGGAATCTGGGCCGTAGCACCTATGTTCAGAG GCATAGGTATCGCGTCATTCGTGATTGTTGCGCTGTCCAACGTCTACTACATGGTGATCGTGGCATGGATCATCTTCTACCTGCTCTCATCTTTTGCCATGGTGCTTCCCTGGAAGCACTGCGACAACCATTGGAACACCGAGAGGTGCTGGGAGCACAACGAAACGCACCCAATACCGCCACACAACAGATCTGTCACGCCCATCGTAGAGTTCTGGGA GAACCACGTGCTCGGCATCACGTCCGGACTGCACGATATCGGGACCATGCGTATGGAGCTGGCCCTCTACTTAATGATCGCTTGGATCGCAGTGTACTTCGTCATCTGGAAAGGTCTTCATCAGAGCGGCAAG ATTGTTTGGGTGTTGGCGGGGTTCCCATACGTGTGCCTCATCATTCTTCTCGTGAGGGGCGTCACGCTCAGTGGGTCATCCGACGGTCTGTTATACTACATTACGCCCGACTGGAGTCAACTACTAAAACCCAAG gtgtggATTGCTGCCGGAACTCAGGTGTTCTACAGCTACGGAGTCGGCTTCGGTTCGCTCGTGACACTCGGTAGCTACAATGAATTCCACCAGAATTTCATAAG AGATTCGATGATAGTATGTGTTGTCAACCCTATGACGAGCCTTCTGTCGGGCACTGTTATATTCTCGGTGCTTGGTCACATGGCTTCTGCAGCTGGAAAATCGGTAGGCGACGTCGTGAAATCAG GACCAGGCCTGGCTTTTCTCGTGTACCCCGAGGTCGTCACTCGAATGCCGGCTTCGATGGTTTGGTCCATACTCTTCTTCGTCATGCTGCTCATCCTCGGAATAAACAGTCAG TTCTGCACATCCGAAGCGATTGTCGCCGGCGTAATCGACCAATGGCCGTCAATGGTCAACCGGCGCAAGCTTGTTACTCTCTGTTTGGTCGTGACCCAGTTTCTGTTAGGACTCCCGATGACCACTCAG GGCGGAATGTATTTGTTTCAACTGATGGACAACTACGCCGTCAGCGGCATCACGCTACTGTTCATAGTGTTCTCTCAGGCAACTGCTCTTTCCTGGGTGTACG GAACGATGAACATATCCGATAACATCAAGGAAATGATCGGCCGACGACCAAACTTCCTGCTTCGACTGGGCTGGACGGTATTCACACCGTTCATGTGCGTG GCTATATTTATGTTCACTGTGATCAAGTACCAACCACTAGTCTACGCCAAGACGTACACGTACCCGTGGTGGGGAGAGATGCTGGGCTGGTTCATGGCGCTCTCTTCCATGGTCGCGATTCCTGCATACGTGGTCTACTTCCTAATCACCACGCCTGGCTCCTTTCGACAG CGAATCCGAGCGGGATTGTCTCCACAGCTTGTGGAATGCGACCAGAAGGAAGAAGAAGACTACCCGCTGAGGTGCACAGCGACTCCATCTTGA